One Mycoplasmopsis caviae DNA segment encodes these proteins:
- the dnaX gene encoding DNA polymerase III subunit gamma/tau, with translation MAYKALYRKYRPKSFDDVKGQDHIVQTLKNIILNQKISHAYLFSGPRGVGKTSVAKIFANVVNCGHGEDLTKLCESCAKRSEQNFDVIEMDAASNNGVNEIRDLRDKIQHSPASGNYKVYIIDEVHMLSKGAFNALLKTLEEPPAHAIFILATTDPQKIPLTILSRVQRYNFRKISNSVLVGQIKDVLDKESIKYEDSTINYIARLATGGMRDALSIVDQAAAYGNGEISLKDVMYAFGVTSNESLIQIANYLYEGKIKEVLLLFNNLKNAGIDSNQFVQGLIELFKDYLIYSKSKDANLLELLSLEELNTLKIDTTFAFSSSEKLYKLFKELFYTESPFHLIELYLIKLNQTQNNKEKTMSIDQDKMKVKKEDTIKTVLNQTQELVLEANKEADDNFSIDQDLLSSNFDVEDYDDGLVSTAEIQLDDEIQNMPKPIAIPAFDSKYKSLKSFKSNLSKKELINLLKQSTLTFINKYKSNLEIVIGTVQNPIYNDLISVLKKCKITAAGPGFMIFISKNIPELSYLQENGYNSNIQKFIQDYFEDYKHLYCFGTDEFKEIAKEFAQKMKEGKLDTSFSAPGPVILQNVKSPTGKLFEKFKK, from the coding sequence ATGGCATATAAAGCACTTTATCGAAAATATCGTCCTAAATCATTCGATGATGTTAAGGGTCAAGATCATATTGTGCAAACATTAAAAAATATTATTTTGAACCAAAAAATAAGCCATGCTTATTTATTTAGTGGACCTAGGGGTGTTGGCAAAACATCGGTTGCTAAAATATTTGCTAACGTTGTCAACTGTGGACATGGTGAAGATTTAACTAAGTTATGTGAAAGTTGTGCTAAGAGAAGTGAGCAAAATTTTGATGTTATTGAAATGGACGCGGCTTCAAATAATGGTGTTAATGAAATAAGAGACCTAAGGGATAAAATTCAGCACTCACCTGCAAGTGGAAATTATAAAGTCTACATCATTGATGAAGTTCATATGCTTTCAAAAGGTGCATTTAATGCTCTTTTAAAAACATTAGAAGAACCACCTGCACATGCAATATTTATTTTAGCCACAACCGACCCGCAAAAAATACCTCTCACAATTCTTTCAAGAGTTCAAAGATATAACTTTAGAAAAATATCAAACAGTGTTCTTGTTGGACAAATTAAAGATGTACTTGATAAAGAAAGTATTAAGTATGAAGACTCAACTATAAATTACATTGCACGACTTGCAACAGGTGGTATGCGTGATGCACTCTCAATTGTTGATCAAGCAGCAGCATATGGCAATGGCGAGATTTCACTTAAAGATGTTATGTATGCTTTTGGAGTAACATCAAATGAAAGCCTAATTCAAATTGCTAACTATCTTTATGAAGGAAAAATCAAGGAAGTTCTACTTTTGTTTAACAACCTTAAAAATGCTGGAATTGATTCAAACCAATTTGTGCAAGGCTTAATTGAACTTTTTAAAGATTACTTAATTTATTCAAAATCAAAAGATGCAAATTTACTAGAACTCTTATCACTTGAAGAATTAAATACCTTAAAAATTGATACAACTTTTGCTTTCAGTAGTTCTGAAAAATTGTATAAACTCTTCAAAGAACTCTTTTATACTGAAAGCCCATTCCATCTAATTGAACTTTATTTAATAAAACTTAATCAAACACAAAACAATAAGGAGAAAACTATGTCAATTGACCAAGATAAAATGAAAGTTAAAAAAGAAGACACGATTAAAACTGTCTTAAATCAAACACAAGAATTAGTGCTTGAAGCCAATAAAGAAGCTGATGACAATTTTAGTATCGACCAAGATCTTTTAAGTAGCAACTTTGATGTTGAAGACTATGATGATGGTTTAGTAAGCACTGCTGAAATTCAACTTGATGATGAAATTCAAAATATGCCAAAGCCAATAGCTATACCTGCTTTTGATTCAAAATATAAATCATTAAAATCATTTAAGTCAAATTTATCAAAAAAGGAATTAATCAACTTACTTAAACAATCAACATTAACTTTTATAAATAAATATAAATCAAATCTCGAAATTGTAATTGGCACAGTTCAAAATCCAATTTACAATGATTTGATTTCTGTGCTTAAAAAATGTAAAATTACAGCAGCAGGACCAGGTTTTATGATTTTTATTTCAAAAAATATTCCTGAATTATCATACTTGCAGGAAAATGGATACAACTCGAATATTCAAAAATTTATTCAAGACTACTTTGAAGACTATAAGCATCTATATTGCTTTGGAACAGATGAATTTAAAGAAATAGCAAAAGAATTTGCACAAAAGATGAAAGAAGGCAAATTAGATACATCTTTTAGTGCTCCAGGGCCAGTCATTTTACAAAATGTAAAAAGCCCAACTGGAAAACTTTTTGAAAAGTTTAAAAAATAA
- a CDS encoding YbaB/EbfC family nucleoid-associated protein: MDQAMLRKMQKLQQEVQEKTEKFMEESFELEKHGIKVIAKGSKKIVSVKINDSILLDPEDAETLEDLLSLVINELFDTIDEEQEKLMPAIPGLGGLGF; this comes from the coding sequence ATGGATCAAGCAATGTTAAGAAAAATGCAAAAATTACAACAAGAAGTTCAAGAGAAAACCGAAAAGTTTATGGAAGAGTCTTTTGAATTAGAAAAGCACGGCATTAAAGTTATTGCTAAAGGAAGCAAAAAAATTGTTTCAGTTAAAATTAATGACTCAATTTTATTAGACCCTGAAGATGCAGAAACATTAGAGGATTTATTGTCATTAGTTATTAATGAATTATTTGACACAATTGATGAAGAACAAGAAAAACTAATGCCTGCAATACCTGGCTTA
- a CDS encoding phosphorylase family protein, with protein MSTHIGAKKGEIARVCFLSGDPLRSKFMAYKYLKNVKEVSNVRNETYFTGEYNDIKVTFGGHGMGMFSIGAYAHELFNEYDVDVIIRLGSTGSYYEQYNVMDTVIIDRAFSDNVSIAQLINNENVHEYFPSKEVTDELVKVAKKLGKKAPLVSVHSTDVFYATRPLEETKRVSGCQVVEAESYALFAEAKRSGKKAATILQISDSLAKMEFTDSLTRETKFTDMFEIALESLKNL; from the coding sequence ATGTCGACACACATTGGTGCTAAAAAAGGTGAAATAGCTAGGGTTTGTTTTCTTTCAGGAGATCCTTTAAGATCTAAATTTATGGCTTATAAATACCTTAAAAACGTTAAGGAAGTAAGCAATGTTAGAAATGAAACATACTTCACAGGAGAATACAATGATATCAAGGTTACCTTTGGTGGCCATGGAATGGGGATGTTTTCAATAGGTGCTTATGCACATGAATTATTTAATGAATATGATGTTGATGTCATCATTCGTCTAGGTTCAACCGGTTCATATTATGAACAATATAATGTAATGGATACAGTAATTATTGATCGTGCTTTTAGTGATAATGTTTCAATTGCACAATTAATTAATAATGAAAATGTACATGAATACTTTCCATCAAAAGAAGTAACTGATGAGTTGGTTAAGGTAGCTAAAAAATTAGGCAAAAAAGCACCACTTGTTTCAGTGCATTCAACAGATGTTTTCTATGCAACTAGACCGCTTGAAGAAACTAAGAGAGTTTCAGGTTGTCAAGTGGTTGAGGCTGAGAGTTATGCACTTTTTGCTGAAGCTAAAAGAAGTGGTAAGAAAGCAGCAACAATATTACAAATTAGTGATTCATTAGCTAAAATGGAATTTACTGATTCATTAACAAGAGAAACTAAATTCACTGATATGTTTGAAATAGCACTTGAATCATTAAAAAACTTATAG